The Pseudomonas orientalis genome contains a region encoding:
- a CDS encoding nucleotide-binding protein: protein MKPKIFIGSSREGLDIANAIHSNLTRDAECTVWANGVFQISGSTIYSLIKTLRESDFGVFVFSPDDLSVMRGNENPIVRDNVIFELGLFVGRLGIERCFFITPDVTGDLRLPTDLMGITPGQYESGRRDKNWLAATNPVCMQIRAKLLELKSFQDAVPETSPSIELTSEEQAPVEEAYVPLTLEAYGKGHVVNGSSMVHKAELKKAGAKWNGTLKKWIIRGIDKDAFDALILKLNAKC from the coding sequence ATGAAGCCTAAAATATTTATCGGGTCTTCGCGCGAGGGCCTAGATATCGCTAACGCCATTCATTCGAATCTTACACGTGATGCGGAATGCACCGTGTGGGCCAATGGCGTTTTCCAAATTTCCGGCAGCACCATTTACAGCTTGATAAAAACCTTGCGGGAATCAGACTTCGGTGTTTTTGTTTTTAGCCCCGACGATCTTTCAGTAATGCGGGGCAATGAGAACCCGATAGTAAGGGACAATGTAATCTTCGAATTAGGTTTGTTCGTGGGGCGCTTAGGTATCGAGCGGTGCTTCTTCATCACTCCCGATGTTACAGGTGACCTCCGCTTACCGACTGACCTTATGGGCATTACTCCTGGGCAATATGAATCTGGACGCCGGGACAAAAACTGGCTCGCAGCTACAAATCCTGTATGCATGCAGATAAGGGCGAAGCTGCTCGAGTTGAAATCCTTCCAAGACGCCGTGCCGGAGACCTCGCCGAGTATTGAGCTCACATCGGAGGAACAGGCACCTGTCGAGGAAGCATATGTACCATTAACGCTAGAGGCATATGGAAAAGGACACGTAGTCAACGGAAGTTCTATGGTTCATAAGGCTGAACTGAAGAAGGCCGGAGCTAAATGGAATGGCACTCTAAAAAAGTGGATAATCCGCGGAATAGATAAAGATGCGTTTGATGCTCTCATTCTGAAGCTGAATGCCAAATGCTGA
- a CDS encoding DUF3077 domain-containing protein, whose translation MINPPLNKTLGVITFSTCGKQPNLHRLFRVNSGVPIREALEHASELLHCSKMLALDAAMDNSADRYAWAAHYLGEMAKAVVDDLANGMLPNGVTEEGDSVGV comes from the coding sequence ATGATCAACCCACCCCTCAACAAAACCCTCGGCGTCATCACCTTTTCCACCTGCGGCAAACAGCCCAACCTCCACCGCCTATTCCGCGTCAATTCCGGCGTCCCCATCCGTGAAGCCTTGGAACACGCCTCCGAGCTTCTCCACTGTTCAAAAATGCTGGCATTGGATGCAGCGATGGATAACAGCGCAGATCGCTATGCCTGGGCAGCACATTATTTGGGCGAGATGGCGAAGGCGGTGGTGGATGATTTGGCGAACGGGATGTTGCCGAATGGGGTGACGGAGGAGGGGGATTCGGTTGGGGTGTAG
- a CDS encoding PAS domain-containing protein, with product MGRLIRETDWSATPLGARESWPMALKSSLSLMLNSPESMYLVWGDALQLFFNDAYLINLPCAPEAALGAPIHLVWGQAWEQVRTIAQSALQGQASRFENHPITLVREGVTELTFWSFSFSPLHGDTGKPEGMFCRVHETTTQVHGALKLEENEAFTDRVLASINDCIKVLDLDARLTFMSELGKEIMEVSDFNEIRGCPWPDFWQDQGNVDAKAAVQSAREGKSASFMGSAFTMGGTLKWWHVQVSPIFGSDGKPEKILSVSRDMTALRDAQNALAKLNESLEQQVVEKTQDRDRIWRLSADLMLVAHFDGKISAVNPAWSKTLGWPEEHLINSQFLDFVHPDDLERTIDAMTDLKRGEHFPTFKNRYRHSDNSYRTISWTAVPDKDFIHAVGRDTQAEEDANEALKLSEEALRQSQKLEAIGQLTGGVAHDFNNLLTVIKSCTDLLSSPVLSEDRRDKYIKAISSTVERAARLTSQLLAFARRQKLQPEIFNAGESVVRIGEMMDTLTGSRISVTIDICDEPCFINADVSQFETALVNMLVNARDAMGGVGELSINVNKNTSLPAVRSHPERPGNFVTVSISDTGTGISADKLERIFEPFYTTKGVGQGTGLGLSQVFGFAKQSGGEVLVSSCEGVGSTFTLYLPRVEAFVQKTIDAAPAVTECGEGYAVLVVEDNEDIGTFTSDTLQQLGYTVHWVSGGQEALIALSPNPENFHVVFSDITMPGMSGIELFELIEVLYPWLPVVLTTGYSSEFAKIEAGGQRFELLPKPYSIESLSSLLANVVKRRASLRS from the coding sequence ATGGGGCGCCTCATACGCGAAACGGATTGGTCTGCAACCCCTCTGGGGGCCAGAGAATCTTGGCCTATGGCGCTCAAAAGCTCACTCAGTCTGATGTTGAACTCACCCGAGAGCATGTACCTCGTGTGGGGAGACGCGTTACAACTGTTCTTCAATGACGCTTACCTCATCAATCTCCCATGCGCGCCAGAAGCTGCCTTGGGCGCGCCGATTCATTTGGTTTGGGGGCAAGCATGGGAGCAAGTACGCACCATTGCGCAAAGCGCGCTTCAGGGGCAGGCAAGCCGCTTTGAAAACCATCCGATTACACTTGTTCGAGAGGGCGTGACCGAGCTGACTTTCTGGTCATTCTCGTTTTCGCCACTGCATGGGGATACTGGAAAGCCTGAGGGAATGTTCTGCCGTGTCCACGAAACCACGACGCAGGTGCACGGAGCACTGAAACTGGAGGAGAACGAGGCGTTCACCGACCGTGTTCTCGCGAGCATAAACGACTGCATCAAGGTACTGGATCTGGACGCGCGCCTGACGTTCATGAGCGAGTTGGGTAAAGAGATCATGGAGGTCAGCGATTTCAACGAAATACGCGGCTGTCCATGGCCTGACTTCTGGCAGGATCAGGGAAACGTGGATGCCAAGGCTGCCGTGCAATCTGCTCGCGAAGGTAAGAGTGCCAGCTTTATGGGATCTGCTTTCACCATGGGTGGGACGCTGAAATGGTGGCACGTTCAAGTCAGTCCTATTTTTGGCTCGGATGGGAAACCTGAAAAAATCCTTAGCGTTTCTCGCGACATGACGGCCCTGCGTGATGCCCAGAATGCATTGGCCAAACTCAACGAGTCGTTGGAGCAGCAAGTTGTCGAGAAAACCCAGGACCGAGATCGCATTTGGCGGCTTTCCGCAGACCTCATGCTGGTCGCTCATTTCGATGGGAAAATCTCGGCGGTCAACCCTGCGTGGAGTAAAACGTTGGGATGGCCTGAAGAACATCTCATAAATAGCCAGTTTCTTGACTTCGTTCACCCTGATGACTTGGAGCGGACGATTGATGCGATGACCGATCTGAAACGAGGGGAGCATTTCCCTACTTTCAAGAATCGCTACCGGCATTCGGATAACTCATATCGCACCATCTCCTGGACGGCTGTGCCGGATAAAGACTTTATCCACGCGGTTGGCCGGGATACTCAAGCGGAGGAAGATGCCAACGAGGCATTGAAGCTTTCAGAGGAGGCGCTGCGGCAATCGCAAAAGCTGGAAGCTATTGGGCAGCTCACGGGTGGTGTCGCCCACGATTTCAATAATCTACTGACGGTTATCAAGTCCTGTACAGATCTTCTCAGCAGCCCAGTCCTATCAGAAGATCGCCGCGATAAATACATCAAAGCGATTTCAAGTACGGTAGAGCGCGCGGCGCGGTTGACGAGCCAGTTGTTGGCATTTGCACGACGACAAAAGCTGCAACCGGAAATCTTTAACGCTGGCGAGAGTGTTGTGCGAATAGGCGAGATGATGGACACACTCACTGGGTCACGGATCAGTGTGACCATCGATATCTGTGATGAGCCGTGTTTTATCAATGCCGATGTAAGCCAGTTCGAGACCGCGCTGGTAAACATGCTCGTTAACGCCCGGGACGCAATGGGCGGTGTGGGAGAGCTTTCAATCAACGTTAATAAGAATACATCGCTCCCCGCAGTGCGCTCACACCCCGAGCGTCCTGGAAATTTCGTAACTGTTTCCATATCTGATACCGGCACAGGAATTTCTGCAGACAAATTAGAGCGCATCTTTGAGCCGTTCTATACAACCAAAGGTGTTGGGCAGGGCACTGGGCTCGGTCTCTCTCAAGTCTTCGGGTTTGCAAAGCAATCAGGCGGAGAGGTCCTGGTCAGTAGCTGTGAGGGTGTTGGCAGCACGTTTACTCTATATCTGCCACGGGTCGAGGCATTCGTGCAAAAGACCATTGATGCCGCACCTGCAGTTACGGAGTGCGGCGAGGGATATGCAGTGCTGGTTGTAGAGGACAATGAAGATATCGGGACTTTTACTTCTGATACTCTGCAGCAGCTGGGTTATACCGTCCACTGGGTATCTGGCGGGCAGGAAGCGCTTATCGCGCTCTCACCTAATCCGGAAAATTTTCATGTCGTCTTCTCAGATATCACGATGCCCGGCATGAGCGGGATCGAGTTGTTCGAACTTATCGAAGTACTTTATCCATGGTTGCCCGTGGTCCTCACCACAGGCTACAGCTCCGAGTTCGCCAAAATTGAAGCGGGTGGTCAGCGGTTCGAGCTATTGCCGAAACCTTACTCAATCGAATCGCTTTCCAGTTTGCTTGCCAACGTGGTGAAGCGCAGAGCTTCACTGCGATCATAA
- a CDS encoding cupin domain-containing protein produces the protein MVQPPTAPINLIQKAALIDQQWSPRVVAEMNNYQFKVVRIEGEFIWHAHPETDEAFLVLEGTLRIDLGDGPVYVAPGELYVVPRGVEHRTAAEGEAKLMMIEPRGILNTGHEGGDRTALNDQWI, from the coding sequence ATGGTTCAGCCCCCCACCGCCCCCATAAACCTCATCCAAAAAGCCGCCCTCATCGACCAACAATGGAGCCCGCGCGTCGTCGCCGAAATGAACAACTACCAATTCAAGGTAGTGCGCATCGAAGGCGAATTCATCTGGCACGCCCATCCTGAAACCGACGAGGCCTTCCTGGTGCTGGAAGGCACGCTGCGTATCGACCTTGGCGACGGCCCGGTCTATGTGGCACCAGGCGAGCTCTACGTGGTCCCTCGCGGCGTAGAGCACCGCACGGCCGCCGAAGGCGAAGCCAAGCTGATGATGATCGAGCCACGGGGCATCTTGAACACCGGTCATGAAGGGGGGGACCGAACTGCCTTGAATGATCAGTGGATTTGA
- a CDS encoding LysE family translocator: MPELSSWLAYALISLGMVLTPGPNMIYLISRSICQGRTAGFISLGGVALGFLVYMLCAALGITALVMAVPFAYDALRFGGALYLAYLAWQAVKPGGRSPFQVQSLPQDSPRKLFTMGLVTNLLNPKVAVMYLSLLPQFIDPNGHGSVLMQSLVLGFTQILISVSVNAVIATLAGSIAVFFVTRPGWQVVQRWLMGTVLMGLAVRMVVEGRR, from the coding sequence ATGCCTGAACTGTCCAGCTGGCTTGCCTATGCGCTGATATCCCTCGGCATGGTGCTGACGCCCGGTCCGAACATGATTTACCTCATTTCACGGTCGATCTGCCAGGGACGCACCGCCGGGTTTATTTCCCTTGGCGGCGTGGCGTTGGGGTTTCTGGTGTATATGCTGTGCGCGGCCCTGGGAATTACCGCATTGGTGATGGCGGTGCCCTTTGCCTACGACGCGCTCCGCTTTGGCGGGGCGCTGTACCTGGCTTATCTGGCCTGGCAGGCGGTCAAGCCGGGTGGGCGTTCGCCGTTTCAGGTGCAAAGCCTGCCCCAGGACAGCCCGCGCAAACTGTTCACCATGGGCCTGGTGACCAACCTGCTGAACCCCAAGGTAGCGGTGATGTATTTATCGCTGTTGCCCCAGTTCATCGACCCGAACGGCCATGGCAGTGTGCTGATGCAATCCCTGGTGCTGGGCTTCACGCAGATTCTCATCAGCGTCAGCGTCAATGCGGTGATTGCCACGCTGGCGGGGTCCATCGCCGTGTTTTTCGTCACCCGGCCGGGGTGGCAGGTGGTGCAGCGTTGGCTAATGGGGACGGTGTTGATGGGGCTGGCGGTGCGGATGGTGGTGGAAGGGCGGCGCTAG
- a CDS encoding PH domain-containing protein: MIDFNNKGFFKLKQNNEYAERVASLLLDGEEVVDAYKAMRDGVVFTTQRIIAVNVQGITGSKKDFTSLPYKNIVAYSVETSGTFDLDSELEIYFSSLGKVKFEFTGKTSIVEISRLISKHLLT, encoded by the coding sequence ATGATCGACTTCAACAACAAAGGCTTCTTCAAACTCAAACAAAACAACGAGTACGCCGAACGCGTGGCGTCATTGCTGCTGGACGGCGAGGAAGTGGTCGACGCGTACAAGGCCATGCGCGACGGAGTGGTGTTCACCACCCAGCGCATCATTGCGGTGAATGTTCAGGGAATCACCGGCAGCAAGAAGGACTTCACGTCGCTGCCGTACAAGAACATCGTGGCGTATTCGGTGGAGACGTCGGGTACGTTCGATCTGGATTCGGAGCTGGAGATTTACTTTTCATCGTTGGGCAAGGTGAAGTTTGAATTTACCGGAAAGACTTCGATTGTCGAGATTTCACGGTTGATTTCAAAGCATCTGCTGACTTGA
- a CDS encoding PIN domain-containing protein, which translates to MRCSPFTAVYDACVLYPAALRDLLMWLGLSGLYRARWTSQIHEEWKRNVLKNRPDLTSEQVDSTSTMMDKAIPDGLVTGYEELCSSLDLPDPDDRHVLAAAIRSKAEVIVTFNLKDFPSHILAAYDIEPMHPDDFISDLWDLDQAAVLAAAQKQRRALKRPPMDTQSYLEMLMRQGLVQTSKVLGPYEVML; encoded by the coding sequence ATGAGGTGTTCGCCGTTCACTGCGGTATACGATGCTTGTGTTCTTTACCCGGCAGCACTCCGGGATCTGTTGATGTGGCTGGGATTGTCTGGTCTGTATCGAGCGCGATGGACCAGCCAGATCCATGAAGAGTGGAAGCGCAATGTGCTAAAAAATCGCCCCGACCTTACTTCGGAGCAAGTGGATAGCACTTCAACGATGATGGACAAGGCTATACCTGACGGGCTGGTGACAGGGTATGAGGAGTTATGTTCGAGCCTGGATTTGCCCGATCCTGATGATCGTCACGTACTGGCGGCGGCGATTCGTAGTAAGGCGGAGGTCATCGTTACTTTCAACTTGAAAGACTTCCCATCGCATATCTTGGCTGCTTATGACATTGAGCCAATGCACCCGGATGACTTTATCTCGGATCTTTGGGATTTGGATCAGGCAGCAGTACTGGCCGCGGCACAGAAGCAGAGGCGAGCGTTGAAGCGGCCGCCAATGGATACGCAGAGTTATCTGGAGATGTTGATGCGTCAAGGGCTGGTGCAGACAAGTAAGGTGCTTGGGCCTTATGAGGTGATGCTGTAG
- a CDS encoding helix-turn-helix domain-containing protein: protein MITPHLPKTIPPLEKEVEAAVQGQRELASLLSTKFDTQRIDIFDKEDKPHSLVLPTSALRLLVDILGELALGNAVKVVPVHAELTSQEAADLLNVSRPHLVKMLEEGAIPFTKTGRHRRIRFSDLMAFKQQRDAESQEAMEALVRQAQELGMGYDL from the coding sequence ATGATCACCCCGCACCTCCCTAAAACAATTCCTCCGCTGGAAAAGGAAGTCGAAGCCGCCGTTCAGGGCCAGCGCGAATTGGCCTCATTGCTGTCGACCAAATTCGACACTCAACGCATCGATATCTTCGACAAAGAAGACAAACCCCACTCCCTTGTACTCCCCACATCCGCGCTACGTCTGCTGGTTGATATTTTGGGTGAGCTGGCGCTGGGCAATGCCGTCAAGGTTGTACCCGTCCATGCTGAGTTGACCTCCCAGGAAGCTGCCGACCTGCTCAACGTTTCACGCCCGCACCTGGTGAAGATGCTGGAAGAAGGCGCCATTCCTTTTACGAAGACGGGTCGCCATCGGCGTATCCGGTTTTCAGATTTGATGGCGTTTAAACAGCAGCGCGATGCAGAAAGCCAAGAGGCGATGGAGGCGTTGGTACGGCAGGCTCAGGAGCTAGGTATGGGGTATGACCTATGA
- a CDS encoding S-type pyocin domain-containing protein: MSERSYPPTEEALRRQRILTPQPSRAPYSPAIDLYEPFPAPAPTPAKPVGCVFIKPCQLPDGFIRYADPTGYVPLELVKEYAHLSLLGGREVDGRGAVALRRIGGSALPAGLGQLALRSAVWESATTAVGSVAGGLLAGLVALAWPSEMGDSALYSEEQLRSMARARSQMRLHVEQREDGTLKGYGFYTGNHPSWQMIDVVQFQARDEQFVADLGEGLELIWTPAVDPSDTLGIPALEAAPQAPVIWIYPPTEKAAQILVNPVYPPEYRDFILVFPVGSGVRPLYVVVSLKAGDHKYHKAPNTGQITGFEKLKKAKPMTPKQGGAGLRERWIDEKGRKIYEWDSQHGELEIYLASDGSHIGAFNHLTGEQLKGPKKKRNIRKYL, encoded by the coding sequence ATGTCAGAACGTTCTTATCCACCTACTGAAGAAGCGCTACGCAGACAGCGAATCCTGACACCGCAACCGTCGCGGGCCCCCTATTCGCCGGCGATTGATCTATACGAACCCTTCCCTGCCCCAGCCCCCACGCCGGCAAAACCTGTCGGCTGCGTCTTTATCAAGCCCTGCCAACTGCCGGACGGTTTCATCCGCTACGCCGACCCCACAGGTTATGTCCCGCTGGAGTTGGTCAAGGAGTACGCCCATTTAAGCCTGTTGGGCGGGCGCGAGGTGGACGGACGAGGCGCGGTGGCCTTGCGCAGGATCGGCGGCAGCGCGTTGCCCGCCGGCTTGGGGCAGTTGGCGTTGCGCTCTGCAGTGTGGGAATCGGCGACGACTGCCGTCGGGTCTGTCGCCGGTGGCCTGTTGGCCGGTTTGGTGGCGCTGGCCTGGCCGTCTGAGATGGGTGATAGCGCGCTCTACAGTGAGGAGCAGTTGCGCTCGATGGCGCGGGCGCGGTCGCAGATGCGTTTGCATGTCGAACAACGCGAGGACGGTACGCTCAAGGGGTATGGTTTTTACACCGGCAACCATCCGAGTTGGCAGATGATCGATGTGGTGCAGTTCCAAGCCCGCGACGAGCAGTTTGTGGCGGATTTGGGTGAGGGACTAGAGTTGATCTGGACACCTGCGGTTGATCCCAGTGACACGCTGGGAATTCCAGCCTTGGAGGCTGCGCCGCAAGCGCCGGTGATCTGGATTTACCCGCCGACGGAGAAGGCCGCGCAGATTCTGGTGAATCCGGTTTATCCGCCGGAGTACCGGGATTTTATTCTGGTGTTCCCGGTGGGGTCGGGGGTTCGGCCGCTGTATGTGGTGGTGAGTCTTAAGGCGGGGGATCACAAGTACCACAAGGCTCCGAATACTGGACAAATTACTGGCTTTGAAAAACTGAAAAAAGCAAAACCCATGACTCCCAAGCAGGGAGGTGCCGGCCTGAGAGAGCGCTGGATAGATGAAAAAGGTCGAAAAATCTATGAATGGGATTCCCAACACGGCGAGCTGGAAATTTATCTAGCAAGTGATGGAAGCCATATCGGTGCGTTCAACCATCTAACCGGCGAGCAGCTAAAAGGGCCAAAAAAGAAACGAAACATCAGAAAGTATCTGTGA
- a CDS encoding colicin E3-like toxin immunity protein, giving the protein MGLKVRLEWFDRTTEWLIGTEDSADLGNDYSVISELGLSVDEDVNNGMFELQREWLSVIQAHFSHEIVLSENDYFIAFDHEDTLD; this is encoded by the coding sequence ATGGGACTCAAAGTGAGATTGGAATGGTTCGACAGAACCACAGAGTGGCTAATCGGAACTGAGGATTCGGCGGACTTAGGAAACGATTACTCCGTGATTTCTGAGCTCGGATTGTCGGTAGACGAAGACGTCAATAACGGCATGTTTGAATTGCAAAGGGAGTGGCTATCAGTGATACAGGCACATTTCTCCCATGAGATAGTTCTTTCAGAAAACGACTACTTCATCGCATTCGATCACGAGGACACGCTTGACTGA
- a CDS encoding c-type cytochrome: protein MKYALLTLALMLTTGQAAAAGDAEAGGKLFAKTCGGCHSIGEGARGGFGPQLNGIIDRPAGTTADYQYSEAMKTSGVVWTRDKLAAYIENPKSVVKGTRMIFWGISDPEKIENILAYLETFQHE, encoded by the coding sequence ATGAAGTATGCCTTGTTGACCCTCGCCCTGATGCTGACCACCGGCCAGGCCGCCGCCGCCGGCGATGCGGAAGCGGGCGGCAAGCTCTTCGCCAAGACCTGCGGCGGTTGCCACAGCATTGGCGAAGGCGCCCGTGGCGGTTTTGGGCCGCAACTGAACGGCATCATTGATCGACCTGCCGGTACCACGGCGGACTATCAGTATTCGGAGGCGATGAAGACCTCGGGAGTGGTCTGGACCCGGGACAAACTGGCGGCCTACATTGAAAATCCGAAATCGGTTGTGAAAGGGACGCGGATGATTTTCTGGGGCATCAGTGATCCGGAGAAGATTGAAAATATATTGGCGTATCTTGAGACGTTTCAGCACGAGTGA
- a CDS encoding response regulator: MARPSILVLEDDEIIRALMVDVLEDFGASVTSFPSADDGMIYLERGDDPVDLIVSDIQMPGLLNGFDLSKVVAHRWPTVQVVLTSGNAHLAAQLGGSVRFLPKPWSTQHLIDCVQTALNQQGLAMH, from the coding sequence ATGGCTCGGCCATCGATTTTAGTATTGGAAGACGACGAAATCATTCGGGCGTTAATGGTGGATGTGCTGGAGGACTTCGGCGCGTCGGTGACGTCGTTCCCTTCAGCGGACGACGGGATGATTTATCTGGAACGGGGCGATGACCCCGTGGACCTGATTGTCAGCGATATTCAAATGCCGGGTTTGCTCAATGGCTTTGACCTGAGCAAGGTGGTGGCGCACCGCTGGCCGACGGTGCAGGTGGTGCTGACGTCCGGCAACGCCCATCTGGCGGCACAATTGGGCGGCTCGGTGCGATTCCTGCCCAAGCCCTGGAGCACCCAGCATCTGATTGACTGCGTGCAAACAGCGCTGAATCAGCAGGGTTTGGCTATGCATTGA
- a CDS encoding biliverdin-producing heme oxygenase, which produces MHSQAHDVDAPPLLEALRTGTASLHTALEKRLPFFSDRLDAQGYRHLLQAYFGFYQPMEAALYGSGLIPEGLDTAMRVKTPILVSDLHALGLDDQAIDTLPHCTQLPTLDTPAACLGALYVLEGATLGGQVLRREMAQRLGVNADNGGAFLDIYGVETGRRWKDFLVYLGDQPLDAPAKQCAVNAARSTFSCFEQWLDSQEVLL; this is translated from the coding sequence ATGCATTCTCAGGCCCATGACGTCGATGCGCCCCCACTGCTGGAAGCGTTGCGCACAGGCACGGCCTCGCTGCATACCGCGCTGGAAAAACGCCTGCCGTTTTTCTCCGATCGCCTTGATGCGCAGGGGTACCGGCATCTGCTGCAGGCGTACTTCGGGTTTTATCAGCCTATGGAGGCTGCACTGTACGGCAGCGGCTTGATTCCCGAAGGGCTTGATACCGCAATGCGTGTGAAAACACCGATACTGGTCAGTGACCTCCACGCGCTGGGCCTGGATGATCAGGCCATCGACACCCTGCCCCATTGCACGCAACTGCCAACGCTCGACACCCCCGCCGCCTGCCTCGGTGCTCTGTATGTACTGGAGGGTGCGACGCTGGGTGGCCAGGTGCTTCGTCGTGAAATGGCTCAGCGCCTGGGCGTCAATGCCGACAACGGCGGCGCCTTTCTCGACATCTACGGGGTAGAGACCGGGCGGCGCTGGAAAGACTTTCTTGTTTACCTGGGCGACCAGCCGCTGGACGCGCCCGCAAAACAATGCGCCGTGAACGCCGCCCGCTCGACATTCAGCTGCTTTGAGCAATGGCTCGACAGCCAGGAGGTACTGCTATGA